In the genome of Falsirhodobacter halotolerans, the window ATGTCATAGACCTGCGCCACGATGGGGCGGGCGATGGCGTCGGCGCGTTCGGCCCCGCGACCGAGGATGGCGTCGATCTCGTCCGGTTCGGCCATCAGGCGGTTCATTTCCGCCGTGATCGGGCCAAGCTTGGCCACGGCCAGATCCGCCAGCGCCGGTTTGAACGTCCCGAACTGGGCGCCCGCGAACTCCTCCATCACCTTGGCCAAGGGCAGGTCGGCCAGTGCGGCATAGATGTTCACGAGGTTCTTCGCATCGGGCCGGCCCTCCAGCCCCTCCACCGTGTCGGGCAGGGGTTCGGCATCGGTCTTGGCCTTGCGGATCTTCTTGGCGATGGTGTCGGCATCGTCGGTCAGGTTGATCCGGCTGGCGTCGGAGGGATCGGATTTCGACATCTTCTTCGTGCCGTCGCGCAGGGACATGACCCGTGTGGCGGGCCCTTCGATCAGCGGTTCGGGAATGGGGAAGAAGTCCGTCTTGTAGTCGTGGTTGAACTTGGCCGCGATGTCGCGGGCCAGTTCGATATGCTGCTTCTGATCCTCGCCCACCGGGACATGGGTGGTGCGGAAGGACAGGATGTCGGCGGCCATCAGCGCGGGGTAGGCCAGAAGACCCAGCGAGGCGTTTTCGGCATTCGCGCCCGATTTGTCCTTGAACTGTGTCATGCGATACATCCAGCCGATGCGCGCCACGCAGGACAAAAGCCAGCCCAACTCGGCATGGGCGGTCACCTGGCTTTGGTTATACAGGATCGAACGCTTCGGATCGACGCCCGACGCGATATAGGAGGCCGCGATCTCGCGCGTTTGCTGGCGCAGGCGCGCGGGGTCCTGCCAGACGGTGACGGCGTGCAGATCGACCACGCAATACAGCGTCTCGATCCCCTCATCCTGTTTTTGCGCAAAACGCTTCAGCGCGCCAAGGTAGTTGCCAAGCGTCAGACTTCCCGAGGGTTGGATGCCCGAAAAGATGCGCGTGGGAAAAGCCTGAGGCGTTTGGACCGGCTCGGCCATGTGGGTTCTCCGTCTGGTATGTATCCGGCTTTGGGCTTATCGCTTGGGACCGAGATAAGGCAAGGAAAAGCGATGCAGCACGAAAATCCGGTGAACCCGTTGCCCATGGTTGTGTGGCTGCTGGCGCTGCCGATGGTGGCGCTGGAACTGGTGTTCGCCTTGGGCCAGATCGGGCTGATCGGCGATCCGGCCGCGATCGGCTGGCGGGTTCAGGCGATGGAGCGGTTCGCCTTCTTTCCCCAGATCCTGCAGGCCATGTGGGAGGCGGGCGACTGGCCGTTGGTCCAACTGATGCGGATGATCACCTATGTCTTCGTGCAAGGGTCGGTCACGCAGGCGGTGTTCGTGGTGGCGATCCTGCTGGCGCTGGGCAAGATGGTGGGGGAGGTGTTCCATCCGGCGGCGGTCTTGGCGGTGTTCGTCCTGTCCGCCGTGGTGGGGGCGATCGTCTATACCTGTGTGCCGGGGGTGCGGGTGCCGTTGATCGGCGGGTTTCCCGCCGTCTATGGCCTGATCGGGGCGTTCACCTTCCTGCTGTGGGTGAAGCTGGCGGGATCGGGGGCGCAATACCGGGCATTCTCGCTGATCGGGTTGTTGCTGGCGGTGCAGTTGCTGTTCGCCGCGCTGTTCGGAACGGGGTTCTCCTGGGTGGCGGACCTTGCGGGGTTCGTCACCGGCTTTGCGCTGTCCTTCGTGGTCAGCCCCGGCGGGCCGCAGCGGATGCTGGCCCGCATCCGTCAGCGCTGACGGCGCAGCTGGGCCTTCATGTCCGCCGGGCGGAAGGCCCCCAGCAGGAAGGCCGTGCCGAAATAGGTCACGATCCCGAGCGCGACCAGTGCGGCCAGCGCGCCATAGCGCAGCCCCTCCGTCGCCAGCGGGCCCGCAAGCGCCATCGACGCCGCCCACAGCGCCCCCCCCATGATGACCGAGGCCAGCGCGATGCGCGGCAGGCGGGCGCGCAGGCGGGCATCGGGGCGCACCGCATCCCCCATGCCTCGCGCGCCCCACCACAGCTGCGCGAACATCACCCAGCCCGAGACGGTGGTGGCCAGCGCCGCCGCAAGGAACCCGATGACCGGCATCATGCCCACGGCGAAGATCACGTTCACCACCATCGACCACAGCGCATAGCGGAACGGGCTGCGCGTATCCTCGCGCGCGTAATAAAGGGGCTGGAACAGTTTGTGCAGCACGAAGGCGGGCAGACCCAGACCATAGGCCGCCAGCACCAGCGCGGTGTTCCGTGCGTCCGTCGGGCTGAACGCGCCACGTTCATAGAGCACGCTGGTCAAGGGCAGGGCGATCACCACCAGCGCCACGGCGGCGGGAAGGGTCAAAAGGGCCGCAAACTCCATCCCGCGGTTGAAGCTGGCGCGACCGCCCTCATGATCGCCCGCGCGCAGACGGCGCGACAGTTCGGGCAGCAGCACCGTGCCGATGGCGATGCCCACCACACCCAGAGGCAGTTGATAAAGACGGTCGGCATAGGACAGCCAGCCGACCGCGCCTTCGGTGAAGCTGGCGACCTGACGCCCCACCAGAAGGTTGATCTGCACGACGCCCCCCGCCAGAACGGCGGGCCCGGCGATGACCAGCAGGCGCTTGAGTTCCGGCGTCAGCCGGGGGCGTCCGGGCAGGAACGTGTATCCTGCGCGCCGCGCCGCCCACCAGGTGAAGGCGAATTGCGCGATCCCCGTGACCGGCACCGTCCAGGCCAGCGTCAGCCCCATGTCCCAGCCCAACCGGGCGGCCAGCAGCATGGCAAGGATGAAGATGACGTTCATCATCACCGGCACCAGCGTGGCTTCGGTGAAGCGCCCGTGGGTGTTCAGCACCCCCGACATCAGCGCCACCAGCGAGATGAACAGGATATAGACGAAGCCGATCCGCCCATACTGCACCGCCAACCCGAAGCGTTCGTCGCCCACAAAGCCCGACGCCATCAGCCAGACAAGGCCGGGCATCGCCAGCGTGCCGATCAGCGTGACGGCGATCAGGACGGACCCCAGCGCGTTGAAGGCATCGGAGGCGAAGCGCTTCGGCTCCTCCCCCGCCTCGACCTTTTTCGCGAACATCGGCACGAAGGCCATGTTGAACGCGCCTTCGGCAAAGAACCGGCGGAACATGTTGGGCAGCGAGAAGGCGACAAGAAAGGCCTCGGCCACCGGCCCTGCGCCCAGATAGGCGGCCATCATGATGTCGCGCACGAACCCCACAAGGCGCGACCCGAAGGTCCACCCGCCCACGGTCAGAAAGCCGCGCGTCAGCTTTCGGCTCACCGTCCGGCCCTCGCCGCGCCATCGGCGATGGCCTTGCGCAATTTGGCCTCAAGACTGTCCCGGCGGGCGCGGGTGTGCAGTTTCAGTCCGAACATGTCTTTCACATAAA includes:
- a CDS encoding rhomboid family intramembrane serine protease, which encodes MQHENPVNPLPMVVWLLALPMVALELVFALGQIGLIGDPAAIGWRVQAMERFAFFPQILQAMWEAGDWPLVQLMRMITYVFVQGSVTQAVFVVAILLALGKMVGEVFHPAAVLAVFVLSAVVGAIVYTCVPGVRVPLIGGFPAVYGLIGAFTFLLWVKLAGSGAQYRAFSLIGLLLAVQLLFAALFGTGFSWVADLAGFVTGFALSFVVSPGGPQRMLARIRQR
- the murJ gene encoding murein biosynthesis integral membrane protein MurJ, with the translated sequence MSRKLTRGFLTVGGWTFGSRLVGFVRDIMMAAYLGAGPVAEAFLVAFSLPNMFRRFFAEGAFNMAFVPMFAKKVEAGEEPKRFASDAFNALGSVLIAVTLIGTLAMPGLVWLMASGFVGDERFGLAVQYGRIGFVYILFISLVALMSGVLNTHGRFTEATLVPVMMNVIFILAMLLAARLGWDMGLTLAWTVPVTGIAQFAFTWWAARRAGYTFLPGRPRLTPELKRLLVIAGPAVLAGGVVQINLLVGRQVASFTEGAVGWLSYADRLYQLPLGVVGIAIGTVLLPELSRRLRAGDHEGGRASFNRGMEFAALLTLPAAVALVVIALPLTSVLYERGAFSPTDARNTALVLAAYGLGLPAFVLHKLFQPLYYAREDTRSPFRYALWSMVVNVIFAVGMMPVIGFLAAALATTVSGWVMFAQLWWGARGMGDAVRPDARLRARLPRIALASVIMGGALWAASMALAGPLATEGLRYGALAALVALGIVTYFGTAFLLGAFRPADMKAQLRRQR
- the trpS gene encoding tryptophan--tRNA ligase — translated: MAEPVQTPQAFPTRIFSGIQPSGSLTLGNYLGALKRFAQKQDEGIETLYCVVDLHAVTVWQDPARLRQQTREIAASYIASGVDPKRSILYNQSQVTAHAELGWLLSCVARIGWMYRMTQFKDKSGANAENASLGLLAYPALMAADILSFRTTHVPVGEDQKQHIELARDIAAKFNHDYKTDFFPIPEPLIEGPATRVMSLRDGTKKMSKSDPSDASRINLTDDADTIAKKIRKAKTDAEPLPDTVEGLEGRPDAKNLVNIYAALADLPLAKVMEEFAGAQFGTFKPALADLAVAKLGPITAEMNRLMAEPDEIDAILGRGAERADAIARPIVAQVYDIMGMIRSRQV